In Erpetoichthys calabaricus chromosome 4, fErpCal1.3, whole genome shotgun sequence, one genomic interval encodes:
- the LOC114649926 gene encoding uncharacterized protein LOC114649926, whose amino-acid sequence MYRSIGGGKFWLQMKCPVQVYPGQPTPPATVPTKPLPYVACKNASMTVMLPDTNLDEITVKDAFGQEVQVDSVTSYCGYQLVRSHGKINFTSLYGACDVSIEHGNYVLTVGYKLTHGPKKYITLRCPVLVVTTDSSSVICKDDGMNAVLPDGNLNKIKIIDLFNEELIVNQAPVECGYSLVKGHGKITLTVRYTSCDVTVKHTMYWLTVLYTPAKSTELSLTMSCPVVAPSVPTTTTVMTPSSQPTVICGSSNMRVILPNGSPDWVNIINTSGYEAQVVSQPRSCGYLLEKGYNYLSFTTSYQACDVKILGSFYVLTVIYAPKVGPQLVVNMKCPTASGDFGFTTLHPLTSQKPTTIPPSPIVFCRATSMMLVLPGLHYEIQILDMASGGVLVNRSCGYTVTKHDGSLILSALYDACDVNIQHHHYVLTVLYKSAGNPWKSVTMRCPVKVPTTAPPTKPSTPISVTCRAKSMIAILPDGPTDQVKLIDLLGEAVSVSAVSPECGYVLRKVKGKIVFTVPYDSCDVSVEEGDYVLVVFYQPFGGVQMSITLRCPVGDVIQTTVPSPFTSKSTTPRYQPTSTPMPAPGPSNVMCSETNMMVTLPKALLNSVKIIDRFHQEVAVANASVSCGYKLVIGFIHPVFITPYTACDVRIVGGFYVLTIYYTTENGQQMKVYMKCSTSSGDAGLFTSIPPTSVVKSTPSAPHITCNPFTMSVMLPGGSQTDVFILDNSNEAVPVNQLPSRCGYVLRRKPGGLLLTAQYTSCDVRIKNRFYILSVLYTPSGGVETSVTMQCPVLQPPTTTSTTTTMPVTLSNPLVICQEFSMKVILPAGLLSQVKITDFFNQSMAVNQAPNECGYTLRKAGGKIIFSTPYNACDVYVQYNRYILTVLYQPYGHPQKAVTMSCPVVEQTQPTTAATTTITTTKPTTSIAPPKTLCRGSSMMVVLPGGAPENVKIIDKLHREVPVITAPKSCGYTLVKQYKQLVFASLYTACDVQIKGGFYVLLVVYKTPSGAKTKVPMKCPTTGSLFPTTLAPTSSIWTTPSAPILICKASNMMMLLPTGSINDVKVIDQKNEALPVVQAPRDCGYLLEKRPINLAFSALYTSCNIRILRNNYVLNVLYTPYGGMEMSVTMRCPIKVPTPTKMPSTTSTLTTKGFTPTVICRSSSMMVTLPDGSPQSVSVIDALGEQVAVTQQPSSCGYTLVKTRGNLQLTALYQACDVQILGGSYVLEIIYQPSSGPAIAVQMECPTTFGDYGLTTITTMPSRTTIFTVSKKPTVICSSTSMTAVLPDGSFDAIQIIDLAHEVIPVTRTPQGCGYALERKRGSLFFVVKYTACDINILNNNYVLTVLYKPTGGSIMSLTMSCPVGVPITTMTTTLSKPYSPGPPVTCGESSMSVALPDGPLDQVKIVSFNETVAVYQALPECGYVLRRVRRKIVLKVPYDACDVYIWHNTYIVTVLYVAAHGVQSPVTMRCPVIKPSPPTITTFTRITTHIPSSAVICKGSNMTTNLPDGDLEEVHVIDKHYKEVVVVTRPKSCGYILGKRNHQLSFTAQYKSCDVRISGGFYLLTVIYKAKRGSQMRVQMRCPTTGADLPDTTTTATSAIKPLPLPIACKSLSMMVELPVESLKDILLIGK is encoded by the exons ATGTATAGATCCATTGGTGGAGGGAAATTCTGGCTGCAGATGAAATGCCCAGTTCAAGTATATCCAGGGCAGCCAACTCCACCTGCTACTGTGCCAACAAAACCCCTTCCATATGTGGCTTGCAAAAATGCCAGTATGACTGTGATGTTACCAGACACTAATCTTGATGAGATTACAGTCAAAG ATGCTTTTGGCCAAGAAGTGCAAGTGGACAGTGTGACAAGTTATTGTGGCTACCAACTGGTTAGGAGTCATGGAAAAATAAACTTCACTAGTCTTTATGGTGCTTGTGATGTTTCCATTGAG CATGGCAACTATGTTTTGACAGTAGGCTATAAACTAACTCATGGGCCAAAGAAGTATATAACCTTAAGATGTCCGGTCCTCGTAGTGACCACAGACAGCTCTTCAGTAATTTGCAAAGATGATGGCATGAATGCAGTCTTACCTGATGGCAATCTAAATAAGATCAAAATAATAG AtctatttaatgaagaattgattgTGAACCAGGCTCCTGTGGAGTGTGGCTATAGCCTAGTAAAGGGACATGGAAAGATTACTTTGACTGTCCGGTACACATCTTGTGATGTTACTGTGAAG CATACTATGTATTGGCTCACTGTTCTGTACACGCCAGCTAAGAGTACAGAATTGTCTCTGACCATGAGTTGTCCTGTTGTGGCACCAAGCGTACCTACTACTACCACTGTCATGACTCCCAGCAGTCAACCCACTGTGATCTGTGGAAGCTCCAACATGAGGGTGATTCTGCCAAATGGGTCTCCTGACTGGGTCAATATCATAA ATACCTCTGGGTATGAGGCACAGGTGGTGTCTCAACCAAGAAGCTGTGGCTATTTACTGGAGAAAGGATACAACTATCTTTCCTTCACAACTTCATACCAAGCGTGTGATGTAAAAATTTTG GGTAGTTTTTATGTGCTCACTGTAATCTATGCACCCAAAGTTGGTCCTCAACTGGTAGTGAATATGAAATGCCCAACTGCTTCTGGAGACTTTGGCTTCACCACCCTTCATCCGCTAACTTCCCAGAAGCCCACCACTATTCCTCCATCCCCCATTGTTTTCTGTCGAGCAACCAGCATGATGCTGGTATTGCCTGGTTTGCACTATGAAATTCAAATACTTG ACATGGCCAGTGGGGGAGTTCTGGTGAATCGTTCGTGTGGATACACAGTGACCAAACATGATGGAAGCCTAATTTTATCAGCTCTTTATGATGCATGTGATGTCAACATTCAG CATCACCATTATGTACTGACGGTGCTATACAAATCTGCTGGTAATCCATGGAAATCTGTGACCATGAGATGTCCAGTTAAGGTACCAACAACTGCTCCACCTACAAAGCCTTCCACCCCAATCTCTGTGACTTGCAGGGCTAAAAGCATGATAGCAATACTACCAGATGGGCCTACAGATCAAGTCAAATTAATTG aCTTGCTTGGTGAAGCAGTATCTGTGAGCGCAGTTTCTCCAGAATGTGGGTATGTGCTGAggaaagtgaaagggaagattgTTTTTACTGTTCCATATGACTCCTGTGATGTTTCTGTTGAG GAGGGTGACTATGTACTTGTGGTGTTTTACCAACCTTTTGGAGGCGTGCAGATGTCCATTACCCTTAGATGTCCAGTTGGTGATGTGATACAGACTACAGTCCCAAGTCCTTTTACTAGTAAAAGTACCACACCAAGATATCAACCAACTTCCACACCCATGCCAGCACCTGGTCCTTCAAATGTGATGTGTAGTGAAACTAACATGATGGTAACACTACCCAAGGCCTTGCTCAACAGTGTCAAAATAATTG ATAGATTTCACCAAGAAGTAGCTGTGGCAAATGCTTCAGTGAGCTGTGGGTACAAGCTTGTGATAGGTTTCATACATCCTGTATTCATAACTCCATATACAGCTTGTGATGTACGCATTGTG GGTGGCTTCTATGTGCTGACTATCTATTATACAACTGAAAATGGGCAGCAAATGAAGGTGTATATGAAGTGTTCCACCTCTTCTGGAGATGCTGGGTTATTTACATCCATCCCTCCTACTAGTGTAGTGAAAAGTACACCCAGTGCACCTCATATTACCTGTAACCCCTTCACAATGAGTGTGATGCTTCCTGGAGGCTCTCAAACAGATGTTTTTATTCTAG ATAATAGTAATGAAGCAGTGCCAGTTAACCAGCTTCCTTCAAGGTGTGGTTATGTGCTCAGAAGAAAACCTGGAGGCCTCCTCCTGACTGCACAATACACATCTTGTGATGTCCGAATTAAG aatCGATTCTACATCCTGAGTGTGCTGTATACACCTTCTGGTGGAGTTGAAACATCTGTGACCATGCAATGCCCAGTCCTTCAACCACCAACAACCACATCGACCACTACAACCATGCCAGTGACGCTCAGTAACCCTTTAGTGATTTGTCAAGAATTCAGCATGAAAGTGATATTGCCTGCTGGGTTGCTTAGTCAAGTTAAAATAACAG atttcttcaatCAAAGTATGGCTGTGAACCAGGCTCCAAATGAGTGTGGCTATACGCTAAGAAAAGCAGGTGGAAAGATCATTTTCAGCACTCCATATAACGCATGTGATGTGTATGTTCAG TATAACAGATACATCTTGACTGTGCTATACCAACCTTATGGACATCCCCAGAAGGCTGTGACCATGAGCTGTCCAGTTGTTGAGCAAACGCAACCCAccactgctgctactactactatcaCTACCACAAAACCTACAACTTCCATTGCTCCACCCAAAACACTTTGCAGAGGGTCTAGCATGATGGTGGTTCTACCAGGCGGTGCCccagaaaatgttaaaataatag ATAAACTTCACAGAGAGGTGCCTGTCATTACTGCACCCAAAAGCTGTGGCTACACACTTGTAAAACAATACAAGCAACTGGTCTTTGCCTCCTTATACACGGCATGTGATgttcaaataaag GGTGGCTTTTATGTTCTTCTGGTGGTCTATAAAACTCCAAGTGGTGCAAAAACAAAGGTTCCTATGAAGTGTCCTACTACTGGATCCCTTTTTCCAACTACACTAGCTCCAACTAGCAGCATTTGGACCACACCTAGTGCTCCTATTCTGATCTGCAAAGCTTCAAACATGATGATGTTGCTTCCAACGGGCTCCATAAATGATGTCAAAGTAATAG ACCAGAAGAATGAGGCATTGCCTGTGGTTCAGGCTCCTAGAGACTGTGGGTACTTGCTGGAGAAAAGGCCGATCAATCTTGCCTTTTCTGCCCTTTATACCTCCTGTAACATAAGAATTTTG AGAAATAATTacgttctgaatgtactgtacacaCCTTATGGGGGTATGGAGATGTCTGTGACCATGAGATGCCCAATCAAAGTACCCACACCTACTAAGATGCCGTCTACCACCAGCACACTTACCACAAAGGGTTTTACTCCCACTGTAATCTGTCGCAGTTCTAGTATGATGGTCACTTTGCCTGATGGCTCTCCACAGTCTGTTAGTGTCATAG ATGCTCTTGGTGAGCAAGTGGCTGTGACCCAACAACCTTCAAGCTGTGGATATACATTGGTAAAAACCAGAGGAAACCTGCAGCTCACTGCCCTTTATCAAGCGTGTGATGTGCAGATTTTG gGTGGCTCCTATGTTCTTGAAATAATATACCAGCCTTCAAGTGGACCAGCAATAGCTGTCCAGATGGAATGCCCAACTACCTTTGGGGATTATGGGCTGACTACGATTACTACTATGCCCTCCAGAACCACAATATTCACGGTCTCTAAAAAACCTACTGTGATTTGCAGCTCTACCAGCATGACAGCAGTGCTTCCAGATGGCTCTTTTGATGCTATTCAGATAATAG ATCTTGCTCATGAAGTGATTCCTGTAACACGGACGCCGCAAGGGTGTGGATATGCACTAGAAAGAAAGCGAGGATCTCTCTTCTTTGTTGTTAAATACACAGCATGTGACATCAATATCTTG AACAATAATTATGTCTTGACTGTGCTGTACAAACCAACTGGAGGGTCTATAATGTCTTTGACAATGAGTTGCCCAGTTGGTGTCCCAATAACTACTATGACCACTACCCTCTCCAAGCCTTATAGCCCAGGCCCTCCTGTGACCTGTGGAGAGTCTAGCATGAGTGTGGCCTTACCCGATGGACCTCTAGATCAGGTGAAAATAG TATCTTTCAATGAAACGGTTGCTGTATACCAGGCCCTTCCAGAATGTGGCTACGTTTTAAGGAGAGTTAGGAGAAAGATTGTCTTGAAAGTACCCTATGATGCATGTGATGTTTATATATGG CACAATACTTATATTGTGACGGTGTTATATGTGGCTGCTCATGGAGTTCAGAGCCCTGTAACCATGAGATGTCCAGTAATTAAGCCGTCTCCTCCAACAATCACAACGTTCACTAGGATAACCACACATATCCCTTCAAGTGCTGTGATTTGCAAAGGATCTAACATGACAACTAACCTCCCTGATGGTGATTTGGAAGAGGTTCATGTAATTG ATAAACATTACAAGGAAGTGGTAGTAGTTACTCGTCCTAAAAGTTGTGGCTACATACTGGGGAAAAGAAACCATCAACTGTCCTTCACTGCACAATACAAATCTTGTGATGTCAGAATTTCT GGTGGCTTCTACTTGCTTACGGTAATTTACAAGGCTAAAAGAGGGTCACAAATGAGAGTGCAAATGAGGTGCCCAACAACTGGTGCCGATTTGCCAGACACTACTACAACCGCAACATCTGCAATCAAGCCTTTGCCTCTCCCTATAGCTTGTAAATCTTTAAGCATGATGGTGGAACTTCCTGTTGAATCACTCAAGGATATTCTGTTAATTGGCAAGTAG
- the LOC127527429 gene encoding zona pellucida sperm-binding protein 4-like, whose protein sequence is MMCPVQRIVAHQGCNLPRNKQVTCGPPGAKPHSCLANRCCVDEETSHCYYPMDTCTADGHFVFAVYRTASKPEVDPATLVVSGNKSCLPVICTPQFAIFKFPVTGCGTYVFVIAETTIYVAEVQGLIRRKLQTYGLITRDSPFRLQVECRYSKGSLTSTGYLVMNVSPPPASISSEQLGVSLRIAKDESYSSFYPYSQVPLSLLLGNKVYLQLQLANPPEPNVVLLVHYCIAYPRSSMNAWVLIYEGCPHNESAVNLILKDLAGYPLPKYIRRFDLQTFQFLDPRTWKRLDEEVYFMCSTEICPAASQACNEGCFDGGIMPSPASDALDKHCSGRFCPKSAHIAKRAIEGPVAMSENLNPENFHFYGTPFYKLTLLFLGLLCLVIAAALLILRNAMQDRH, encoded by the exons ATGATGTGCCCTGTACAGAGGATTGTGGCTCATCAAG GCTGCAACCTACCAAGGAATAAACAAGTGACCTGTGGTCCTCCTGGTGCTAAACCCCACTCCTGCTTGGCTAATAGATGTTGTGTGGATGAAGAAACGTCACACTGTTATTACCCCATGGACA CATGCACAGCAGATGGCCACTTTGTCTTTGCGGTTTACCGCACTGCCAGTAAACCTGAAGTGGACCCAGCAACGTTGGTGGTTTCGGGCAACAAGTCTTGTCTCCCTGTGATCTGCACTCcacaatttgccatttttaaattcCCAGTGACTGGCTGTGGCACTTACGTCTTT GTCATTGCTGAAACTACAATTTATGTGGCCGAAGTGCAAGGCCTAATCAGACGCAAGCTGCAAACATATGGGCTGATTACAAGAGACAGTCCATTTCG TCTCCAGGTGGAATGTCGCTACTCCAAAGGAAGTCTGACCAGCACTGGCTACTTGGTAATGAATGTGTCTCCTCCTCCTGCTTCCATTTCTTCCGAGCAACTTGGAGTTTCTTTAAGAATTGCTAAAG atgaAAGCTACTCTTCATTCTACCCATATTCCCAGGTACCCCTTAGCTTATTGTTGGGTAATAAAGTCTACCTGCAACTCCAACTTGCAAACCCACCTGAACCTAATGTGGTGTTGCTGGTACATTACTGCATTGCATACCCTCGTTCTTCAATGAATGCTTGGGTACTCATCTATGAAGG GTGTCCACATAATGAATCTGCAGTcaatttgattttaaaagatttagcgGGGTATCCTTTGCCAAAATATATCCGTCGCTTTGACCTCCAAACATTTCAGTTTCTGGACCCCAGGACTTGGAAACGCCTGGATGAAGAG gttTACTTCATGTGCTCAACTGAAATTTGCCCAGCGGCATCTCAAGCTTGCAATGAAGGCTGCTTTGATGGAGGAA TAATGCCAAGCCCTGCTTCTGATGCTTTAGATAAACACTGCTCAGGACGTTTTTGTCCCAAAAGTGCCCACATTGCTAAGAGAGCCATTGAAGGGCCTGTAGCCATGTCTGAAAATCTAAACCCGgagaattttcatttttatg GTACTCCTTTTTACAAGCTGACCCTCCTATTCTTAGGACTCCTCTGCTTGGTTATTGCTGCAGCCCTGTTAATTCTCAGAAATGCTATGCAAGACAGACATTAA
- the LOC127527424 gene encoding uncharacterized protein LOC127527424, whose translation MWRSLTMRCPTQDLPVTITAVPASLPKVVCGSSGMTVLLPNGYTEDVKVLDKNLQKVSAIASPGHCGYAVQKGPNYVSFSALYTACDVSIVHHHYVLTVYYKTARGASMVVDMKCPLLFTPSTPVTVKPGTPPAMCYKSAMSARLPTVSVQLVKILDKVGKEVTVVSLASKCGYHLVKEERDIYFSVPYTACDVKILDHHYVLTVIYTSFAGHRTVIHLRCPVPAPSPIEAGVSCLEDYMSIELPLGPLNEVKVVGKYPCEGDGSKCCMNSY comes from the exons ATGTGGAGGTCTTTAACAATGCGTTGTCCTACTCAAGATCTTCCCGTAACGATCACTGCTGTTCCAGCTTCTCTGCCTAAAGTGGTTTGTGGATCCTCCGGTATGACGGTCCTATTGCCTAATGGTTATACAGAAGATGTTAAAGTTCTTG ATAAAAACCTGCAGAAAGTGTCTGCCATTGCTTCTCCTGGACACTGTGGCTATGCTGTGCAGAAGGGTCCCAACTATGTCTCCTTTAGTGCACTCTACACTGCCTGTGATGTGTCCATTGTG CACCACCATTACGTACTGACTGTTTACTATAAGACTGCTAGAGGAGCCTCCATGGTAGTGGATATGAAATGTCCCCTTCTCTTTACACCAAGCACACCTGTCACTGTAAAGCCTGGGACTCCTCCAGCAATGTGCTACAAGTCTGCAATGAGTGCAAGGCTGCCTACTGTCTCTGTGCAACTTGTGAAGATCCTAG ACAAAGTAGGTAAAGAAGTAACGGTGGTCAGCCTGGCAAGTAAATGTGGGTATCATCTAGTCAAAGAGGAGAGGGATATCTATTTCAGCGTTCCTTATACAGCCTGTGATGTCAAGATATTG GATCACCATTATGTGTTAACCGTGATCTACACCTCCTTTGCTGGGCACAGAACAGTGATCCACTTGAGGTGTCCTGTTCCTGCACCCTCTCCAATTGAAGCTGGAGTGTCTTGTTTGGAGGACTACATGTCCATCGAGCTGCCATTGGGTCCTCTTAATGAAGTTAAAGTAGTTGGCAAGTATCCATGTGAAGGGGATGGTTCTAAATGTTGTATGAATTCATACTGA